The following nucleotide sequence is from Acyrthosiphon pisum isolate AL4f chromosome A2, pea_aphid_22Mar2018_4r6ur, whole genome shotgun sequence.
aagtatactattatatatttatgatagtatcacggttttttgttgatgtataacgcgttataagtacctaatggatattgtgatatgattaatatatatataataaatatatatactataataaattccaataggtaccttcctattataggccaatttttttttaataccatagataagtatataatatgtcttatacccagactgacatactgtctccgctcagaatcgtttttcttatacaatgatattatatcattgaattcaaatttaataccatccattatacagtgacccacttgtaacctactgtacagcagagcgacatccactgacccaccttttttttatttaaaaatacattaatgttAGTATTAACTTTAatcttattcattatttttatttgtgaatactcagtttattcaaattcaacaaatatactattaaacaCTAGGCAGACGATAGGCGCAACTAAAGGCCAAGGAGGTGCTAAAAGTATGTAGAGGACGCATTTTAGATTCAAACGCtcatcaaaaatgtatgttactttccagtaaattttttttttgtataagtagTCCAATTGTGAGGGGTTATCTAATATttgatatacttataattacaacataattttgtgtttcTACTAAAaacgaagaaataaaaaaaacttaacgtAAAGCTAAAAAAACTACTTCTTCATATGATTTATCAACTTTTGGTGTTTTTGAACTGGAGTTGCTAAATTAAAGTTTGGGGGTGCTGAAGCATctccctagttgcgcctatgagcCTCCCTTAACTACTCtacaactaattaaataattcaagtttgttggtttttaatttaacagacaatctttaaagtttaaagtctaaataaagaatccaaataaGGGTTTAGTATTAAACCTAAatgacattattaaataatcaatctaGAATTgtgcaaacttttttttattttgttagatTAACcactattcaattttttttactcaagaTGTGAGTGTCTGTGACTTgactaactatttttatttcatttatgatACAtgaacctatatttattatactctaatttatgaacatttatttttcttttaattacactggtttagtttttatttgaatcataactcataagtcatatcaattgattaaatattttatatttaataaaatatattcattcacacaaaaaaaaaactttttactgTCCAATTATAATTCAGATACATTCACTACCtatgttaaatgtaaattataatttagaaaatctttgtaaaaaaatactaaaaattatgttgatagataattcattattcattataaaaaataatttaaaaaaatcaccagatttatttaattttagactaAAAACAGAATTGAATATAAGTcgtaaatgttaaaaataattgttcaaaagCTTAGgaatagttattacaaattaacacattaaatatacataatcacACAACtgattgtgttttattttttcacaacaataaaatagaaaaataaattgtcgtaTAAGTATGTTAAGAGTTTatagattcatttttaaaatgtatcattaagatttatgaaaatcaaaaacattatcCATGTTTAATAATGTGAATGTTAACGCCGATTTATacgcttataatatttatcattattaatttgtatctgGAGTGGAGACACAGAACGAGCATTATAACGGTGACTATGTTTTCTATGAGGCCCAAGTCTACTCTTAACGTTTCTCTTTTCATACACATCTTCATCACTTGTGTAATCGCCATCATCTTCATGTAAGTACTGGCGGCGTGGAATATCTCGACGAGTTGCACGGCTAAATGGAATATCAGTGTATTCCTCATCATTAACATCTTCAATATCTACTTCAAGCGACTCATCATCAAGATACTGATGCGCTTTAGCAGCGCGAATTGCTTTTGCTACTTTGGCAGACACCAAACGTCCGTTGAGACGTTCTCGCAAGTCATTGGCTATATTTACTTGATGTCTAATAaaaaggaataaaatataaatgatgattttatttatgtacattatttctTGTTATTCAAACCTTGAATTTGAACTTGAATTCAAACGCTTTCTTGTAGTAGCTTGTGTCTCATCGTCTGCATACATACGCATTCTTGGTATTTTGCTTTCTCTATACCTAGCATCATTATAATCATCATCGTCGTCTTCACTAGCTGCACCTGATGATGATGTGGGCGGTGGTGGTGATGGAGTGCGTACTTTGGATTTGTCTACAATGATTAACCACACGCAtaccaattatttatgtatacaataaaatgttataagacaTTACATTAGTAATAATTGGTTACTCTGAATGAagctgattattttatttaaatgttaggtacctatatcaaatgttttattatcattcctagatatattttaatttttaacaaatataatgtttatttataagttgCTCATACTcaaggaacaaaaaaaaaaagttctaaaagCCACTGCTGacttttttcttcaaataaaatcataatgtaaatattcactttgtcaatttaaaaatgttgaaaatccaTCCGAACAAAAACTCTATTTAGGCAATAAAATattctgttaatttaaaatttttgatgagtgcttattattattttatatactaagaatataataagattGTTTATTCAGGATACTCTCATATCAAACATTATTTCAactgaaaaatacaattatgtcACACATCCGTGAGCTAATAATGCCAGATTATGCTTGACCGCAGCATACAATTAGCAACTGCAGTTAACCACCGTGTcacactatattttaatttatcatattttttctggatttaaaaatatatttgtaggaTACTAAAGggaaaattcacaaaaaaaaccgaaattgcATGAAAAACCtgacataaaagtataaattgtttCCTAAGAGTTAAACTGATTAAAGCAAAAGTGACTACGTGGTTAACCTTTAACACTactactaaaaaaacaaaaaacatacatttagcATTATCCATAGCATTGTCATATTGGCTCCAAGTTTTGGCTATTGCAGTCCAAGTATTGATTCCTGGATTTTTGGCCAATTTCCACCGAACATCGTCTTTCAACATTTCATCTCCAATGTCGGGATGATTGATGACTGGTATAAACTTACGTTTACGACTTTCGTgggaaaataattcataatctagaaaaaaaaaattaaattttataagctTATTTGTATActcatgtatattaaataatttaaaatatttatattagtgagACCTCCGTCTTCTACATCAGCACTTTTATTCTTTACATCTTGTTTGTCATACACGGTACTGTATCTCATCAATATGCACTTGGATTTTTCATGTGGCTTAATCGCTTTTCGCCACATACCTGGAGGCAACTCGTAACCCACACAGCTGACATAATCTTCTGATACTAATACCTACAATCACATAAAACatgacaaaataacaaatacaattttttaaatatgaatttgctCTTACGTCATCTTGATCCATGTGGTCATCATTTTGATTTTCATTTAAAGCTCcatgttcattatttaattcatcattAACTGCAGACGTAATATGTCTTAGCTCGCGTATCGGTCGAGTTAAGTCCAATAACGCCTTAGTGGGCATTCGATCATCCAGCCATACAACATTACCTAAAAataccaacaaaaaaatgtgatggaaaataaaacatgtatagAAATGCTTAAGGTAGGACAAACAATCTACTAACATTCAGAATTTGATACCCATTCCAAAAATTTAGGAtcgtatttatcaaaataatcgaTTATATCTTTGGTGGTCATTCCCATGACTCCGTGCAAATGTAAAGCATTCAGCTGAATGTCTTTGTTGTTTTTGTTCATGCCAAGACTGGAAAGCAAAACACACTTTGACttactaaaatctaaaaaatctacCATAACATACCTGTTTAGAATATACTGGACTTGTTTGTCTGTGATGTCTGATGTGAGCTGCTGATCCGCATTGGACGCGGTGGCTGCTTGGAACGTATTTCTGTTCAACTGATAGGGAACACATCAGGATCAGTATGTAATTATGTATGAGGCAAACATAAAACGAGGCACATACTTTGGGTCTGTTGAGCTGTGCCATCGGCTGGCTGGTCCGCGCCGACGTGCTGTTGTCGGCTGGCTGATTGTCGTCGCTGTCCAATAGTTCGCCAGGTTCCAGGAAACCCTCCGACAGGATATCATCGGTATCACTGTCCGCCATCGTAACCGTCGAATAAAATAAGAACTCCTGTTCCTGATGTTCCAGCTGCTCCTCCTCAAATTGTCAACTACGTCCTCGCTTTAACGCATTTTCGGAGACGTCAAACGGACACGAGCAGATCGTACTACGGTAAGCTTCTCAGTTCTCAGTTCTCACCCTCTCACTCGGACAGCGACTAACGACAGAGCCGTTATCAATGACAATTAATAATTGAGAAAAAATAGTCGTTTGCTACGGTCGGAATTTGAGCACCGCGAATCGTGATAATACAGATTACCAATAGAAAATAGATACTACGAGCGGGCGTCGTGTAAAATATCTACGttatataagagtataagacgtaTATTGCGCATCATTTCGTTTGGGCTTCTAAAAAAAATGCGTCTGACTTAATAAGTCGTACCGTTGTCACTTGCTGTCAAAAACAACTTTGTATTATGACCGTCGTGACTACGACGTCCGCATGATAAAACAATTGAATTGTTTTATCATGGACGGACAAACGACTTAATACGGCAACGGGTACGATACGACGACCATACGACGCCCAACTCCCGTCCTGTTACCTTTAGACATGTTATTCGGAATAGATTCTTTTGCGATCGCTTTCTCGGTCAGCTTTAATTTGTACATATCATTCAGTATTATTCGGtattatttcgttattattatattcataaatcgactagaacgatataaatatataatgggtGAATTTCTGCCCGTCGTGTTGGTAGTAATTCGGAATCCCGTCGCCAGTGGCCGCGCGCGTTATCTCTGATTACTGAAAACAGACAATGATACCACCGCACGAATGTCACTTCGTCACTCGTCACATGGTAACACATGTAACACAGGTCACAGATACAGTATACCATGACAAACTAGATAACTATTTTGTCATGTAGTATAGTGCCGTTCTTACAATATCCGGTTAaacttaaccggccgaattctgccggtaataaaatctgttatcagtcgatTAGcgaaccgacactttaccggacattgtaagagcGGCCCTAAATCGTAAATAGTTATCTGAAATCGTGCTTTTTACTAGCGAGTAGCGATCATTGCACTTTTCGTTACTGGTTACCTCTATTACCGTTTAGTTGTTTTACcttttattcacaaaataaagaaaattggtGATTACAAAAACGTCACTGGAATAAAACTCCAAGTACCAGTCATGTCCACGATACTATCTTAAATCCATGGTCGTGCCCCagtaacaaaaattgaaaaaccgaAATACGACGGCCTATTTATTTGTTACAGCACTAACAGATAATACTAACAAGaagattaatgatttttttagattctgattcaTAAgcggtaacataaatatttgtcgaCGACATTGTCAGAAACATATGTTTCCTACAAATGTTTCTTGGTCTGGACCGGGCTtcacaatgatgtttatttcttttttattctgtaaacacTTTTTCTCTCCCTAAGCTTGCTCAAAAATTTCAAGTGTTGCATCTTTTCTGAAAGGTAATGTTTTTGAGCTGGTACTTtggagaggtcatttttcgatttttgaaACGGTACTCGAAATAAATGTGGTTAAAGGAGAAAAAACGTACGATttcacgattttataatattaaataattacggacgacgttttctaccagaaatattGCTCCAAATGAAAAATGAGTAGTAACCACTGGCTCAGTGTGTCCTATGTCTCTGTgtcctatataggtatttctacatttttagCTCCATAATTACTAATTTCTGTTAAAATGTTAGgaatatatgtattatctatCGTATAAGTGCCATATTTtagcttttattaatattatcttcataACAAATTATCATACAATGTTAGATAccgttttttacatattttagaaatatcaaaaaatcaaaagacACGGATTCaggattgttataataataggtataaaatatatgcaagcACACGTTTTAACAAGAAGTTTTGACCATTTTTAGACAACTCAAGCTTtgcttaaatataaaacaatcgtCCCTGTAGTCGGGTTGACTCATTCTGGTCTTTCACTTTTTTATTATCAgtaagtagtaaataatatttaatatatatgggTGCTCATAAAaactaacattaatttattgttcttgaactatactttatattatataattaaatataagtacctaccaaaaatattattattatatatacctacgtcttCCTTATACCAACATACCATATCTTGTATctactttaattataaaacatatttctatttttttatatcctgtcaattattgtttttatattaactataatatagatgtagatatcaagaaaaaaatcattattatcttTTGACATATGTAACTATAACTATACCGTTTGGGAAATGTCTACGGGCAATCAACTAtagttgatttaaattttttctatgtatattGAAGTCACAATAACAACGATCAATAATTTAGAGCAGAGATTCCCAAACTGTCGTGACCCAAAAGTGTGTGTTACGTATATTTGGTGTGTCGGCGTGTCGCAGAAAGTTttggaataggtaggtatacacttatttatttaaacaaatttataagaaatttagAAATTCCAAGCcattatcaaaaatgtttcataaaagAAACTGGATACATGGcacttttatagaaatataatattacattaatttagaaATATCCAACAAAACCTTAATTCAAATTCAAGGAATATATTGTGATCAATTAATAGCCTTAGTTTACTTACATGATTGAAGCATTATGTATCAaatttgtatcaaatttaatgaaGTGCAGTGACCTACATTGtgtaacaatacaaataattcaacTCTTCCCAAAATGAGAGAGAACTTTAAAGAATGTGAGaggatagaaaaataaatttccagACTGATTTTTGAGATCTGAAATTGATATTTTGGTGTAAGTAGTTCAGTACTTGATATGTCACTAAGTCAGTGAAACGACCAAAGAGTTTGCATCCAAAAAccaagaaaaaatattgaaatataacattaatttatatgagtaatgactaatgagttaggtaccaatattttgattattatattattatatatgggcCCCCACACGAACATGttcagtggggcccattatcttcttgaagaattaataaaaaaaaattaataaaaaattattactagtAAATTATTTGTCCCCGTtctctaaattatattaatccaccccCACCCCCCCTCTGCGCTGAAGgttataacaacaaaattaaatttaaaaataattatttaattttatattgaacgattttcaaaatagtataaAGATCACAATATACTTTGCCATTttgtgttaggtacctactatttaaacCCAGTTtaggtatattacctatttattattattaagtatacctacctgtcataatatgtagttataataCGTGTTTTTTCTAATATAGCTTTTAGTTTAATTGAAACattgataattttgttataattatgctttttgatataataattattattttttatacttaaaggACTTGAACctgtaatttttcaaattcaaagtaACACGCAACTTATATGTTAAtgggtgtatattattacagagTACAGACTATCTATTTTGAGTGGAGGATGATAGTGGGGGCCAGTGAGACGTACgtaataggtaataagtaataactaatgagttgGTACCTAATCGAAAAACAGATTTCTTTTGCAGACGTCGATTACTTAAACAAACTTTAGAGtgttgtattattaatgaaGGAGCAAAATGTCCAAAATACCAAATTAAGCACAAAACAttcttttttttgaattttttttccattttatttatcCATAGTCATAAAATCACGCAAACAACATCATAATTGATAATTTCTGactgtaaaatgtaaacaagaatatgtatttcaactttcaagtattttatacctacctacatgagattcttaggtaggtaccataaataaatattaattaggtaattacaaatttttccgttatattaaaaattgaaatattgtatcaCTATCTTTAGGTATTCCGTATTCtgtgtaaaagtgtaatatgtaagtatatcatattttcaaaacgtttaaattgtttaatataatgaaaacaataacaattttaaaatataattattattgatttatattggCCAATGACCGATTTATGTTAGATGGCTGTACAGAACTCATTTCGTCTACAGTAAATAACGTTTCCGAATCAGTAAATACTGCTAACGTACGATTTTCAATTTCTCAATTTCCCaaagaataataaaacagtaattatacaaataatgaagtttgatgtaattttttcaaactggtattatatcataattatcaaAGATATCAATAgtgaaactaatattttataccacatCAAAGCATTCGATAATGGAAAATAACTGAATGTATAACCAAcgtctaaattataatattaggtaggtggTAATGGTAGATATCCTatcttattatgttataaaaatgagatattttattagaattacatattatagtattatattttattataatttataatattaaataatatgcattttagttattgtacctatattttagacCATAAAATATACCTTTACTATGTTATAAGCTTgataatacaattgtttaagtatatattGAGAAAATGTTGTTACATGCAggtggtataataattaataataataattgtgcacAATACACGAACAGATCgtgaagtttataatttatttatatcaagtCATATATTATGTTGCTCAACGTAATTTTCAATGTGTCGAGAATCGAGATTGACAATTTGCAGTCGTAAAGTTATAGAAATTTATATACGTAGTAGTGTTTTATATCCCAAAGGGACGTAACCTGTATATTAATCTATACGAGTCAGTATAATGTCAGTATTCCgtgaaatactatatatttatatttatgtaagatattataatattgtagtataatgataaaataattaataaaattcatataaatatctAAAGGTGGCtttactagttaaaaagtttatttataagtttataacattttaacttaactacctatagttaattaattgtcTGATTAACTTAGGaacttaactattttaattgacTGTTGAAACTCCAATACTTAAGTAATAgtaatagaataattttaaatactaaattttctGTCAtatttcttgataaaataatattatagataggtaagcACAAAATACTCTTTAAGTAATTCAcgtactaattaaaaaaaataatttactttttaaactgagttagttaaattaatatttattttttcacattaactttaaattattagtgattagtgaattatataattcattatttgttaactattaactaactTAACGATATTGTATTCACTGAACTTTACTTAACTTGAGtcaattattttaccattaactTGCACACTTttgtaaatatcaaatataatattatgtactatgaattattatgatagtcattaatcacatttattattactatacaatttaaatttgtaattactttattattttactaggtGTGTATaggaatgtatattatataggtcagtGAGTTACGGCTTTATTCTTCCAATTTTCGAAGTAATAACTCggctaaattattatgataaaatcaaCAATGCGCAGTCTCTGGCCTCTTCACCCCAACGACTGACGCAGGCACGGACCCAGAGCAATGATCTGTGGGATgggggcaacaatttttttacaacacaaatacaattacaatataaatgttattcttaattttaaattttttcccaatattagtataatcttaatgtaataaatcaattaatgattataatatattaaaatttaaaatacaaaataataaaatccaaaTGTCTTTTCATAAATTGT
It contains:
- the LOC100164260 gene encoding nuclear cap-binding protein subunit 3, with the protein product MADSDTDDILSEGFLEPGELLDSDDNQPADNSTSARTSQPMAQLNRPKLNRNTFQAATASNADQQLTSDITDKQVQYILNSLGMNKNNKDIQLNALHLHGVMGMTTKDIIDYFDKYDPKFLEWVSNSECNVVWLDDRMPTKALLDLTRPIRELRHITSAVNDELNNEHGALNENQNDDHMDQDDVLVSEDYVSCVGYELPPGMWRKAIKPHEKSKCILMRYSTVYDKQDVKNKSADVEDGDYELFSHESRKRKFIPVINHPDIGDEMLKDDVRWKLAKNPGINTWTAIAKTWSQYDNAMDNAKYKSKVRTPSPPPPTSSSGAASEDDDDDYNDARYRESKIPRMRMYADDETQATTRKRLNSSSNSRHQVNIANDLRERLNGRLVSAKVAKAIRAAKAHQYLDDESLEVDIEDVNDEEYTDIPFSRATRRDIPRRQYLHEDDGDYTSDEDVYEKRNVKSRLGPHRKHSHRYNARSVSPLQIQINNDKYYKRINRR